TTCGGTCATTTCAACGTTGAAGCGCAGCGCCGTTGAAACCCTGATCCGGGACGGAGTGATTGTCGGCGGCATGTTGCCGAAAATTCGGGGTGCGCTCGAGGCCTTGGCCGCCGGCGTCCGGAAAGTGCACGTCGTGGACGGGCGCATGCCGCATTCGTTGTTGTTGGAAATATTCACAGATCAAGGAATAGGAACGGAGATCATTCAAGATGAGTAAAACGAAAGATATCATTCAGCAGTTCGACGAGCATGTCATTCCCTCTTACGCCCGCCGGCCGATCGTGTTTGTTAAAGGCAAAGGCGTCAAGCTTTGGGATGCCGAAGGCAAGGTATATCTGGATTTCCTGGCGGGGATTTCCGTATTGAACGTCGGCCACAGTCATCCAGCCGTCGTGGACGCCATCCGCCAGCAGGNNNNNNNNNNNNNNNNNNNNNNNNNNNNNNNNNNNNNNNNNNNNNNNNNNGCGGGAGGGAATCCAAAATTTTGGGCTAATACAACCAGCGCAAACCAGCGTATTGGTTTGCCCATAAAAATTTGTTTGTCCGCCCTGCTTCCGTTTGTTTTTTGGTGAAGCAACAAAGTTTAGTAAAACAAACTTTGCGTACTGCGCATTTTGGATAGGCAAACGGAAAGAGCGATCCGCCGATGGCAAATTGGTGAACGTTGGCAACTGTGACGCGGGTGGCGCGAACTTGAACAACTGGAAACCCGACAACGCGAACAGCAATTTGGGCGTCTCTCTCCGAAGAGCGGATAAAAAATACAAGAATGCTACGGCGTTCTTGTATTGGTATTTAAGGATTTTATCCAACCACCTATCATTTTACCAATTTGTATAAGTTCATCTTCAGTGGTAATATATTTTTTGTCATCAACAAGTTGCAGAGTATTGGTTAGACGGATTAAAATTTTTATAGCGTCCAGTTTTTTGCTGGCTTCCACAAGCTGATTGATTTTGTAAGTTTGGCCGGTAACTTCCGCGCGTTTTATCTGTATCAGAATTTCCAGTAAAAGATTAAAAATATCTTTGGCTATTGTGTATCTATCGTATTTAGGAAATTTTTTGCTATGGACATACCAAAAACACAAAAAATCATACAATCGATTGAAAATTATCACGGAACCGTGGGGGGGGGGTTCAATGTCATAAAATTTTTGATGAAATAATTTCAGTTGAAAATTTATTTTTAGCCTGGAAAAAATTTTTGCGCGGAAAGAAAAAAAGAATTGATGTGCAAAATTTTGCTTTTAATCTTGAAGATAATATAACTGATTTGAAAGAAGAATTGCAAACGGACAGTTGGCAACAAGGTGGTTATGAAATGAAACGTGTTCGTGATCCCAAACCGCGCATTATTCATAAGGCGTGCATGAGAGATAGGCTTTTGCATCACGCTGTGGCGCGAGTAATTGAACCAATCTTTGAGAAATCTTTTATTTATGATACTTGGTCTTGCAGAAAAAATAAAGGCACGTTGGGGGCAGTTGGGCGCTGTCATGGCAATTTAGAAAAATTGTTTAAAAATGGCAGAAATTATCAGCCGAACTAGGTTTAAAGGAAAATTTTATAATTTCTAAAAGATTTATTGATAAACAGGGATTTATTTCCCCGGTGATTATTTAAACTAGCCGGCTATTGACATCTTTTCCATCTTTCTATATACTATTCTCAAGCTTTGTGGAGAGAAAAGGTTTATTAGCCAAACTGCATTTGTCTAGTAAAACCGTAGAGTTGCCGCAAAGAGTAAATCTCTTTTGTTTTTAAATTTTATTTACGTAATTTACGTATGCCAACAATTCATCAATTAATAAGAAAAGGACGCAAGACAATTAAAAAGAAAAGCAAAGCCCCGGCTATGCATTATGGTTTGGATACTTTGCATCGCAAAAAAACATCGCCAACTAATGTTAAGCCTTTTTTGCGCGGCGTGTGTTTAAAGGTTACTACCATGACTCCTAAAAAACCTAACTCTGCTTTGCGCAAAATTGCCAGAGTTCGGTTATCCAATGGTATGGAAGTGACCGCTTATATTCCAGGTGTGGGACATAATTTACAGGAGCACTCCATTGTTTTAATCCGCGGCGGACGCGTTAAAGATTTGCCAGGCGTGCGCTATCACATAGTGCGCGGTATTTTTGATACCCAAGGCGTCTCTGACAGAAAAAGAAGCCGTTCACTGTACGGAGCTAAAAAAGCTAAATAATTTATAATATGAGAGGAAAACAAGCACCTAAAAGAGATATCTTACCCGATAGTAAATTTAATAATTTTGTGGTGGCTAAATTTATCAATTACGTAATGCGTAAAGGTAAAAAGACTATAGCCCAAAAGGTTGTTTATAATTCATTTGAAATAATCACTAAAAAAGCCAAAAAAGACGCTTTGGAAGTTTTTGAAGAGGCCATTAAAAATGTTGGCCCGACAGTAGAAACAAAATCCCGTCGTGTGGGCGGCGCCAATTATCAGGTGCCAATGCCGGTGAGAGGAGAAAGAAAAAATGCTTTGGCTTTTAAATGGATAATTGAGGCGGCCAGAAAAGTTAAAGGCAAGCCTATGGCTGAAAGATTAGCCAACGAATTAATTGCCGCTTCAGAAAATCAAGGCGAAGCTATTAAAAAGAAAATGGATATTCACCGCATGGCTGAAGCTAATAAGGCTTTTGCTCATTTTGCCAGATAATTTTAATTCAAAAAAGGCGCATATTTTTATGCGTCTTTAAAAAACTTCAGGAAAATTAATTTATTTATGCCTAGAGATTATTCCTTAGACAAAACCAGAAATATTGGTATTATTGCCCATATTGATGCCGGAAAAACAACCGTTTCCGAGCGTGTTTTATTTTACACCGGTAAAAAACATAAAATTGGCGAAGTGCATGAAGGCGATACCACTATGGACTGGATGGAACAAGAAAGAGAGCGCGGTATTACAATTACCTCTGCCGCCACCACTTGTTTTTGGAAAGATTGCCGCATCAACTTGATTGACACTCCGGGGCATATTGATTTTACCGTGGAAGTAAAGCGTTCCTTGCGCGTGCTTGATGGTGCCGTGGTTATTTTTGACGGCGTAGCCGGGGTGGAACCTCAATCAGAAACCAATTGGCGTTATGCCGACGACTACCACGTGCCGCGTATTTGTTTTATCAACAAATTAGATCGCATGGGCGCTGATTTTTTTTCCGATGTTAAATCTATTCATGAGCGGTTAACCAAAAATGCCATTCCTTTGCAGTTGCCTATTGGTACCGAAGCCAATTTTAAAGGTATTATTGATTTATTAAACCGCAAAGCCGAGATGTATATGGATGAAATGGGCAAGGATATTCAAGAAGGGGAAATTCCCGCTGACATGAAGGAATTGGCGGAAAAATATCGTTCCGAATTGGTAGAAAAAATTTGTGAAAATGATGAGGGTTTAATGAACCGTTATTTGGCTGGAGAAGATATACCCGTAGCCGATTTAAAGAAAGTTTTGCGCCAGGCCGTAGTTAATTTTGAAATAGTGCCTATTCTTTGCGGCAGTGCTTTAAAAAACAAGGGTGTGCAATTTATGCTTGATGCCGTGATAGATTATTTACCTTCTCCTTTGGATATTGCCGCTCCTAAGGGTTTTGATCCCAGTGATAAAACTAAAGAGATACCAGTTAAAGTAGCTGATAATGAACCTTTTGTCGGTCTGGCTTTTAAAATTGCCGCTGATCCTTTTATTGGTAAATTGGCTTTTTTCCGCGTTTATTCCGGAACCTTAAAAGCCGGCTCTTATGTTTTAAATACCATGACGGGTGAAAAAGAACGTATTGGTCGCTTGGTTAGAATGCACGCCAATCATCGTGAAGAAATTGAAGAGGTTTATTCCGGAGATATTGCCGCGGCTGTAGGATTAAAAAATACTTTTACCGGTCATACTTTGTGTGATGAAAGCCGTCCGGTTATTTTGGAATCAATCACTTTTCCCGAACCAGTTATTCATGTGGCTGTGGAACCTAAAACTAAGGCTGACCAAGAAAAAATGGGTACGGCTTTGCAAAAATTAGCCGAAGAAGATCCTACTTTTAAAGTTAGAACCGATGAAGAAACTATGCAAACAATTATTGGAGGTATGGGCGAATTGCATTTGGAGATTATTGTGGATCGTATGAAACGCGAATTTAAGGTGGAAGCTAATGTGGGTAAACCCCAGGTGGCTTACAAGGAAACCATTAAAGGTACAGCTGAGGCCGAAGGTAAATACATTCATCAATCTGGTGGTCGCGGTCAATATGGACATTGCTGGTTGCGCGTACAGCCAAGAGAACGTGGTGCCGGTTTTGAATTTGAAAGTGAAATTAAAGGTGGCTCTATTCCTCGTGAATTTATTCCGGCTATTGAAAAAGGTGTTAAAGAAACTTTGGACAAAGGCGTTTTGGCTGGTTATCCCTTAATTGATATTGTAGCTACTGTTTTTGATGGTTCTTATCATGATGTTGACTCTTCCGAAGCCGCTTTTAAATTAGCCGGTGCCTTTGCTTTGCGCGAAGCTGCTAAAAAAGCCGGTTTGGTTTTACTTGAACCAATCATGAAAGTGGAAATTTTGACTCCGGAACAGTTTATGGGTGATGTAATAGGTAATTTAAGTTCACGTCGTGGTCAAATTAAAGAAATGCGTGATCGTGTTGGTATTAAGGTTATAGATGCCGATGTGCCTTTGGCTAATATGTTTGGTTATGCTACAGATTTGCGTTCTATGACCCAAGGACGAGCCTCTTATAATATGGAATTTTCTCATTACGCGGAAACTCCTTCCAATGTCACTTTGGAAATAGTTGAAGGAAGAAAAAAGTAAAATTAGTAAAATTTTTCTGATTTGACAAAATTTTTTTTGAGGCTTAAAATAAGGTCATAAATATATGAAGTCAGGATTAAAAAGAATTCTTAATTTGATTGCTAAAACAGGTGACAGGTTGATCGTCTCCGAAGCGGATTTTGCCAATCCTTATGTGGTGATGTCTTTAGAAGATTATGAATATTTGGTTTCGTTGGAGTTTTCTGAAGAGGAAAATTTTAGCCTGGGTGAAATGAGTGAATCCGATTTATTGGAAAAAATTAATCATGATATTGCCATTTGGAAGGCTCAGCAAAAAATTGTTCCTAATATCGCTGAAGAAGTTAATTTAGAAAATGAACCGATTGAAGCGGCAGAAGAAGATTTATTTTTGGATGAAAGCATGAAAGAAGACGGAAAAGATTCTTTGGAAAAATCAGAAACAGCTGCTAAAGAAGAAAATAAGCCGGAAGATCAGTATTATTTTGAGCCTTTAGAGAGCTAAAATAACGCTTTAAGGCGGTTTGAAAGATTTCCCCAATTAAAGACTTGCGTTATTTTTGGATGTGTGCTATACTTCTTTTCTAGAATCGCTTTTATTAAAAAATAACTTAATTTAGTTAAAAAATTAATTTTAAATACTATGGCAGAAAAATTTGATCGTTCCAAACCGCACCTTAATGTTGGCACCATTGGTCACGTTGACCACGGCAAAACAACTTTGACCGCGGCAATTTTAAAGGTTTTAAGCGCTCATGGCATGAAAGCCCAAGATAAGGGTGTGGATCAAATTGACGCCGCTCCAGAAGAAAAAGCCCGTGGTATTACTATTGCCACCGCTCATGTGGAGTACGAATCAGAAAAAAGACATTATGCCCATGTAGACTGTCCGGGACACGCTGATTATGTTAAGAATATGATCACCGGTGCCGCTCAGATGGATGGTGCTGTTTTGGTTGTTTCTGCCGCTGACGGTCCAATGCCTCAAACCCGTGAACATATTTTACTTGCTCGTCAAGTTGGTGTGCCTTATATTGTTGTTTTCTTAAATAAGGTTGATATGGTTTCCGATCCAGAACTTATTGATTTGGTTGAAGAAGAAGTTCGCGATCTTTTGAAAAAATATGAATTCCCTGGCGATATTACCCCAATTATTCGCGGTTCTGCCTTAAAAGCTTTGGAAAATCCAACTGATGAAGCCGCTGCCAAACCAATTTTAGATTTAATCAAAACTTTAGACGAATATATTCCGGAACCTGTTCGTGAAACTGACAAGCCATTCCTTATGCCTATTGAGGATGTCTTCTCCATTGAAGGCCGCGGTACTGTGGCCACCGGTAGAATTGAACGCGGTATTATCCATATTAATGATGAAGTTGAAATGGTGGGTATTAAAGATACCAAAAAGACTGTTATTACCGGTATTGAAATGTTTAACAAGTCTTTGGATGAAGGACGTGCTGGCGATAACGCCGGTTTGCTTCTTCGCGGTTTGAAAAAAGATGAAGTGGAAAGAGGTATGGTGTTGGCTAAAACCGGCTCCATTACTCCTCACACTGAATTTGAAGGTCAAATTTATGTTTTAACTAAAGAAGAAGGCGGTCGTCATAAACCCTTCTTTAAAGGCTATAAACCTCAATTTTACATTCGTACAACCGATGTGACCGGTGAAGTGGAATTGCCAGAAGGAACAGAAATGGTTATGCCCGGTGATACTGTTAACTTAAAGATTAAATTGATTACTCCGGTGGCTATGGAAGAAAAAATGCGTTTTGCTATCCGTGAAGGCGGTAGAACAGTTGGCGCTGGCGTGGTGCTTAAGATAATCAAATAAAAACATGTCAGAAGTTGTTGCTACAAAACAGAAAGTTGGTAAAGAAGAGGAAACATCTTCCCGCATTAGGATTAAAATTGCCGCTTATGATCATAAAATTATTGATCAATCCGTAAAGACTATTATGGAAACGGTGGAAAGAAGCGGAGCCGCGGTAAGAGGGCCGGTGCCTTTGCCAACAGAAATTAAAAGATATACGGTTAATCGTTCTACGTTTGTTCATAAGAATGCGCGAGAGCAATATGAAATGCGTATTCATAAAAGATTGCTAGATATTTTAGAACCGAATGCTAAGGTTATAGACGCTTTGCAACATCTTAATTTACCAGCAGGTGTGGACGTGGAAATAAAAATGTAATTAAAAGCTTAGTTGAGGCAAACAGAGAGGATCCTTTAAGGAAAACTTCTGCAAGCCGCAAAAAAGCATTGGGAGAATTGAAAATTTTTAAGTATTTGGGCCTTATCAATTGAAAATTAAGAAAATTTTATTTTCTTAATTATTAAGCAAGAGAAAAGGTCGGAAGCCTCAAAAGTGGCTTCTGACTTTTGTTTATCAGTATGAAATTTATACTCGGTCAAAAAATTCAGATGTCACAGATTTACAAAGAAAACGGCGATGCCGTTCCCGTTACGATTGTTCAGGCCGGACCTTGTTTTGTGACAGGAATAAAAGAGAATAAAGAAAATGGAAAAAAATCTGTACAAATAGGTTTTAAAAAAATAAATGATAAAAAATTGTCTAAGCCCGAAGCCGGCCATTTAAAAGGTTTGCCGGCGGTGCGGTTTTTAAAGGAAATTATTGATGGTGAAAATTTAGAATTAAAAAGAGGCGATGAGTATACCGTGGAAAATTTTAAGGCTGGAGAGAAAATTGAAGCAACCGGTATTTCCAAGGGCAAGGGTTTTCAAGGCGTAGTTAAGCGTCATCATTTTGCCGGTGGCCCCGCTACTCATGGTCATAAAGATAATTTAAGAATGCCAGGTTCTATTGGTTCCGGTGGTGTGCAAAGAGTTTTTAAGGGATTGCGTATGGCTGGCCGCATGGGCGGTGAACAAATTACTGTCAAGAATTTAGAAGTTGTAGAGGTTGATGCTGTTAATAATCTTTTAAAATTAAAAGGCGCTTTACCTGGAGGCAGAAATTCTTTGCTTTTAATTAAAGCCCCGGGAAAGATTGCGGTTTTGAAGAAAGAAAATTTACCAGTTGAACCGGCACCAATTGCCGAAGCCGTTGCTGTTAAAGAAACCGTAACACAAGAATCTACACAAGAATAAATTTAATATGGTCAAGGTTAACATTTACAATTTTAAGGGAGAAGTAGTAGCAACCGAAAATTTGACCCCGGAAATTTTTGAAATTAAACCCAGAATAGGTGTTTTGCATGAAGTGTCCGTAGGTATGGAAGCCAATCAAAGACAGGTTTTGGCTCACACCAAAGCTCGAGGTGAAGTAAGCGGTGGCGGTAAAAAGCCTTGGAAGCAAAAAGGCACAGGCCGTGCCCGCGCCGGTTCCAGCCGGTCCCCATTGTGGAAGGGCGGCGCCGTAATTTTTGGCCCTACCAAGTTTCGTAATTTTAAAGTTAAAATCAACAAAAAAATTAAACAGTTGGCTTTTAAAATGGCTTTGTCTCAAAAAGTAGCGGAAAATTCTCTAATTTTGTTGGAAACTTTGTCTTTGGATAAGCCTAAGACAAAAACCTTTGTGGAAATTAAAAAGAATTTACCTTTGATTGGTAAAAAAGTTTTGGTGGTTTTTCCTCAAATTAATAAAGAAATGAAACTGGCTTCCAGAAATGTTCCTAATGTAAATCAGGTTTCTTTAAATGAATTAAGTTTGTTGGACTTATTAAAAAACGATTCTGTTGTCACCACTAAAGAAGCGGTTGAATTTTGGACAAAAGTTTATAAGAAATAATAAATATGGGACTTTTTAATCGTTGGACAAGTAAAAAAGAATTGGATGAAGCTAGAGGAAAGCGCGATGCTTCTATTATCAAAAAGGTTGTAGAAAATAAAGAGGAAGTTGCGCAGCCCAAGGCTCCCAAAGCTTCTATCAAAGAGGCCAAAAAGAGTGTTAAGGTTGAAACGGAGAGTGTGGCTGCAGATTCTAATAGAGAAATAAAATTTAGAGAAGGACATAAAGTTTTATTGCGTCCCATCGTGACGGAAAAATCAACTTATTTACATAGCGGCGGAGTGTATGCCTTTGAAGTTGGCGTTTTGGCTACTAAACCAGAAATTAAAAAGGCCGTAGAATCAATTTATAAAGTTAAGGTTGTCCAAGTAAGGGTTATTAATTTACAAGGCAAGCGCGTTCGTTTTGGCAGAATGAGCGGTGTTAGAAAAGATAAAAAGAAAGCCTTGGTGACTTTGCAAAAAGGACAAACAATAGAATTGCATAAGAATGTTTAAAGTTTATGCCAGTTAAAAATTACAAAAAAAATTCAGCCGGTCGCAGATTTTCCAGCGTAGACACGTTTGAAGATATTACTAAATTTGAGCCGGAAAAATCTTTAATTAGCAAACCAAAAAGAAGGACAGGAAGATCCGGAGGTTTAATTACCGTAAGACATCGCGGCGGCGGTAACAAAAAATTCTATCGCTTGGTAGATTTTAAACAAGAAAAATATAATGTGCCTGCCGAAGTTTTAGCTATTGAGTACGATCCAAATCGTGGCGCACGTATTGCTTTGATAAAGTACGAAGATGGGGTTAAAAGTTATATTTTGGCTCCACAAACTTTAAAAGTTGGTGATAGGGTTTTATCTTCTTTACAAAAGATTGAAGCCAATTTAGGCAATCGTATGCCAATTGAAAGCATTCCGGTCGGTTATACAATTTATAATGTTGAATTGCAGCCTCAAAAAGGCGGTCAACTTTGTCGCGGTGCTGGTAATAGTATTCAACTAATGGCCGTGGAAGGGGATTATGCAACTTTAAAATTACCTTCAGGAGAATTTAGAAAAGTATCAAAAAAATGTTTGGCTTCTATCGGTCAGCTTAGCAATCCAGATCGCAACTTGGTTCGTTTAGGAAAAGCCGGTAGAAAAAGACATATGGGTTGGAGGCCGGAAGTTCGTGGTAAGGCTATGAACCCGGTAGATCATCCACACGGAGGTGGTGAAGGCCATAATCCTATTGGCATGAGACGTCCGGAAAATCCTTGGGGTAAGCCGGCTTTAGGAGTTAAAACCAGAAAACGTAAAAAATGGAGTAATAAACTAATCATTAAACGCAGAAAATAATTTGATTTCATCCCTATAAATTATGAGCAGAAGTCTTAAAAAAGGTGCCTTTACCGATCCCAAATTATTGGCTAAAATCTCAAGATTAAAGCCGGGTGATAAGACCGTGATTAAAACCTGGTCTCGCCCTTCGGTTGTCACTCCGGAAATGGTTGGTTTTATAATTGGTGTTCATAATGGCCGTCAGCATTTGCCGGTTTTGGTGGTGGAAAATATGGTCGGGCATAAATTGGGAGAATTTTCTCCAACACGCAAATTTACCAAACATGGTGGCAAAATGCAAAAAGATTTAGAATCCAAACAGGCCGAATCCGAAAAGACCGCCGCTATTGCCGCTAAAGGAGCGGAAGGCAAAAAAAAGTAAAAGTAAAATATGGAAATTAAATCACAAGCAAAATTTATTAGAATGTCCAGCAGAAAAGTTGAGATTGTTATAGAAATGTTGCGTGGCAAATCAATAGTTGACGCGGAAAATATTTTGCATTTCAGCAAAAGAATAGCAGCTAAACCGGTACTTAAAGTTTTAAGAGCGGCTACAGCTGATGCTGAACATAATTTTAAGTTGTCTAAAGATAGTATTTTTATTAAAGCGGCAACCGTAGGCCAAGGCCCTGCACTTAAAAGATGGAGGCCCAGAGCTTTTGGCCGAGCGGCACCTATCAAAAAACATACTTGCCACATCACTTTAATTTTGGCAGAACGTTCCAAGACTAAATAAAAAATATGGGTCACAAAGTACATCCAACAATTTTCAGAATGTCAACAATTTATAGATGGAATTCCAGGTGGTTTGCTGGTAATAGAGAACAGTACGCCAAGTTTTTGCAACAGGATTTAAAAATTAAAAAATATCTGGGGCAAAAAGTAAAAGAATCAGGAATTGATTGTATTCAAATTGAGCGTAATGCCAAAGAGATTGTTATTATTTTAAACGTGGCTAAACCGGGTGTAATTATCGGCCGCGGTGGAGCGGGAATTGAAGAATTAAGAAAAGATTTACAAAAAAGATTTTTTGGTAAAACCGCCAATTTAAAATTAAATGTCCAAGAGTGCTCTAAACCAAATTTGTCTTCCCATATTGTTATTCAGTCCATGATTACTGATTTGGAAAAACGCATGCCTTTTAGAAGGGTTTTAAAAACAACTATTGAAAAAGTAAGAAAAGCCGGGGCGCAAGGTGTAAAGGTAATGGTTTCCGGTCGTCTTAACGGTGCAGAAATTGCCCGTAGAGAAATGTTAGTCTCCGGTAAGATTCCTTTACAGAATTTACGCGCTGATATTGATTTTGCTTCTGAAATAGCCCAGACAATTTATGGTGTTATTGGAGTTAAAATATGGATTTATCGCGGAGAAATTTTTTCCACTAAAAATGAAGCCACTGCAAGTGGAAAATAATAAGAGATAAATATTTATGTTATTTCCTAAAAAAGTAAAACATAGAAAATGGCACAAAGGCAGAAGAAGAAATACAGGTATTGCCACTGCTAAAAATTACGTTGCTTACGGTAGTTTTGGTTTGAAATCTTTGAGCAATTGTTGGATTGACGCACGTCAAATAGAAGCGGCTCG
This Candidatus Magasanikbacteria bacterium RIFOXYB2_FULL_38_10 DNA region includes the following protein-coding sequences:
- a CDS encoding 30S ribosomal protein S12; translation: MPTIHQLIRKGRKTIKKKSKAPAMHYGLDTLHRKKTSPTNVKPFLRGVCLKVTTMTPKKPNSALRKIARVRLSNGMEVTAYIPGVGHNLQEHSIVLIRGGRVKDLPGVRYHIVRGIFDTQGVSDRKRSRSLYGAKKAK
- a CDS encoding 30S ribosomal protein S7 — translated: MRGKQAPKRDILPDSKFNNFVVAKFINYVMRKGKKTIAQKVVYNSFEIITKKAKKDALEVFEEAIKNVGPTVETKSRRVGGANYQVPMPVRGERKNALAFKWIIEAARKVKGKPMAERLANELIAASENQGEAIKKKMDIHRMAEANKAFAHFAR
- a CDS encoding translation elongation factor G yields the protein MPRDYSLDKTRNIGIIAHIDAGKTTVSERVLFYTGKKHKIGEVHEGDTTMDWMEQERERGITITSAATTCFWKDCRINLIDTPGHIDFTVEVKRSLRVLDGAVVIFDGVAGVEPQSETNWRYADDYHVPRICFINKLDRMGADFFSDVKSIHERLTKNAIPLQLPIGTEANFKGIIDLLNRKAEMYMDEMGKDIQEGEIPADMKELAEKYRSELVEKICENDEGLMNRYLAGEDIPVADLKKVLRQAVVNFEIVPILCGSALKNKGVQFMLDAVIDYLPSPLDIAAPKGFDPSDKTKEIPVKVADNEPFVGLAFKIAADPFIGKLAFFRVYSGTLKAGSYVLNTMTGEKERIGRLVRMHANHREEIEEVYSGDIAAAVGLKNTFTGHTLCDESRPVILESITFPEPVIHVAVEPKTKADQEKMGTALQKLAEEDPTFKVRTDEETMQTIIGGMGELHLEIIVDRMKREFKVEANVGKPQVAYKETIKGTAEAEGKYIHQSGGRGQYGHCWLRVQPRERGAGFEFESEIKGGSIPREFIPAIEKGVKETLDKGVLAGYPLIDIVATVFDGSYHDVDSSEAAFKLAGAFALREAAKKAGLVLLEPIMKVEILTPEQFMGDVIGNLSSRRGQIKEMRDRVGIKVIDADVPLANMFGYATDLRSMTQGRASYNMEFSHYAETPSNVTLEIVEGRKK
- a CDS encoding translation elongation factor Tu — protein: MAEKFDRSKPHLNVGTIGHVDHGKTTLTAAILKVLSAHGMKAQDKGVDQIDAAPEEKARGITIATAHVEYESEKRHYAHVDCPGHADYVKNMITGAAQMDGAVLVVSAADGPMPQTREHILLARQVGVPYIVVFLNKVDMVSDPELIDLVEEEVRDLLKKYEFPGDITPIIRGSALKALENPTDEAAAKPILDLIKTLDEYIPEPVRETDKPFLMPIEDVFSIEGRGTVATGRIERGIIHINDEVEMVGIKDTKKTVITGIEMFNKSLDEGRAGDNAGLLLRGLKKDEVERGMVLAKTGSITPHTEFEGQIYVLTKEEGGRHKPFFKGYKPQFYIRTTDVTGEVELPEGTEMVMPGDTVNLKIKLITPVAMEEKMRFAIREGGRTVGAGVVLKIIK
- a CDS encoding 30S ribosomal protein S10 → MSEVVATKQKVGKEEETSSRIRIKIAAYDHKIIDQSVKTIMETVERSGAAVRGPVPLPTEIKRYTVNRSTFVHKNAREQYEMRIHKRLLDILEPNAKVIDALQHLNLPAGVDVEIKM
- a CDS encoding 50S ribosomal protein L3, whose amino-acid sequence is MSQIYKENGDAVPVTIVQAGPCFVTGIKENKENGKKSVQIGFKKINDKKLSKPEAGHLKGLPAVRFLKEIIDGENLELKRGDEYTVENFKAGEKIEATGISKGKGFQGVVKRHHFAGGPATHGHKDNLRMPGSIGSGGVQRVFKGLRMAGRMGGEQITVKNLEVVEVDAVNNLLKLKGALPGGRNSLLLIKAPGKIAVLKKENLPVEPAPIAEAVAVKETVTQESTQE
- a CDS encoding 50S ribosomal protein L4, producing the protein MVKVNIYNFKGEVVATENLTPEIFEIKPRIGVLHEVSVGMEANQRQVLAHTKARGEVSGGGKKPWKQKGTGRARAGSSRSPLWKGGAVIFGPTKFRNFKVKINKKIKQLAFKMALSQKVAENSLILLETLSLDKPKTKTFVEIKKNLPLIGKKVLVVFPQINKEMKLASRNVPNVNQVSLNELSLLDLLKNDSVVTTKEAVEFWTKVYKK
- a CDS encoding 50S ribosomal protein L23; protein product: MKFREGHKVLLRPIVTEKSTYLHSGGVYAFEVGVLATKPEIKKAVESIYKVKVVQVRVINLQGKRVRFGRMSGVRKDKKKALVTLQKGQTIELHKNV
- a CDS encoding 50S ribosomal protein L2, with product MPVKNYKKNSAGRRFSSVDTFEDITKFEPEKSLISKPKRRTGRSGGLITVRHRGGGNKKFYRLVDFKQEKYNVPAEVLAIEYDPNRGARIALIKYEDGVKSYILAPQTLKVGDRVLSSLQKIEANLGNRMPIESIPVGYTIYNVELQPQKGGQLCRGAGNSIQLMAVEGDYATLKLPSGEFRKVSKKCLASIGQLSNPDRNLVRLGKAGRKRHMGWRPEVRGKAMNPVDHPHGGGEGHNPIGMRRPENPWGKPALGVKTRKRKKWSNKLIIKRRK
- a CDS encoding 30S ribosomal protein S19 translates to MSRSLKKGAFTDPKLLAKISRLKPGDKTVIKTWSRPSVVTPEMVGFIIGVHNGRQHLPVLVVENMVGHKLGEFSPTRKFTKHGGKMQKDLESKQAESEKTAAIAAKGAEGKKK
- a CDS encoding 50S ribosomal protein L22 yields the protein MEIKSQAKFIRMSSRKVEIVIEMLRGKSIVDAENILHFSKRIAAKPVLKVLRAATADAEHNFKLSKDSIFIKAATVGQGPALKRWRPRAFGRAAPIKKHTCHITLILAERSKTK
- a CDS encoding 30S ribosomal protein S3, with the translated sequence MGHKVHPTIFRMSTIYRWNSRWFAGNREQYAKFLQQDLKIKKYLGQKVKESGIDCIQIERNAKEIVIILNVAKPGVIIGRGGAGIEELRKDLQKRFFGKTANLKLNVQECSKPNLSSHIVIQSMITDLEKRMPFRRVLKTTIEKVRKAGAQGVKVMVSGRLNGAEIARREMLVSGKIPLQNLRADIDFASEIAQTIYGVIGVKIWIYRGEIFSTKNEATASGK